The Streptomyces venezuelae genomic interval AACAGCAAGATCGGCCCGCGCGTCCCACGACGGGCCGACTTTCCCACCCGGAAGGAATCGCGTGGAAGCCAACCCTCGTAGCACCGGGCGTCTGCCGGCGGCCTTCCTGACGCCGGGATCGTCCTCGTTCCTGGACTTCCTGTCGGCACACTCGCCGGAGCTGCTGCCGAGCCACCGCAAGCTGCCGGAGGGCGTCCTCGACGCCCCGCACGGCACGACCATCGTGGCGGTCACCTTCGACGGCGGGGTCGTCCTCGCCGGCGACCGGCGGGCCACCATGGGCAACATGATCGCGCAGCGCGACATGGAGAAGGTCTTCCCGGCCGACGAGTACTCCGCCGTCGCCATCGCCGGCACCGCGGGTCTCGCCGTCGAGATGGTCAAGCTCTTCCAGCTGGAGCTGGAGCACTTCGAGAAGGTGGAGGGCGCCACGCTCTCCCTGGAGGGCAAGGCCAACCGCCTGTCCACCATGATCCGCGGCAACCTGGGCATGGCCATGCAGGGCCTCGCCGTCGTGCCGCTCTTCGCCGGCTGGGACGAGGGCAAGGGCAAGGGCCGGATCTTCTCCTACGACGTGACCGGCGGTCGCTCCGAGGAGCAGGGCTACGCGGCCACCGGCTCCGGCTCGATCTTCGCGCGCGGGTCGATGAAGAAGCTCTACAGTCCCGACCTCACCGAGCACCAGGCCACGACCCTGGTCGTGCAGGCGCTCTACGACGCGGCGGACGACGACTCGGCGACCGGTGGCCCCGACATGGCCCGCCGGATCTTCCCGCTCGTCACCGTCATCACCGAGGAGGGTTTCCGCAGGCTCACCGAGGCCGAGTCCTCCGAGCTGGCCCGGTCGGTCACCGAGCGGCGCCTCACGCAGCCCGACGGGCCGCGCGCCGCCCTGCTCTGACCACTCGTCGCTCTGTAGGAGCCCAGAAGAAAGGGACGGACCGCCGGTGTCCACTCCGTTCTACGTCTCACCCCAGCAGGCCATGGCCGACCGGGCGGAGTACGCCCGCAAGGGCATCGCCCGAGGCCGCAGCCTCGTCGTCCTCCAGTACACGGACGGCATCGTCTTCGTCGGCGAGAACCCCTCGCGTGCGCTGCACAAGTTCAGCGAGATCTACGACCGGATCGGCTTCGCCGCCGCCGGCAAGTACAACGAGTACGAGAACCTCCGCATCGGCGGCGTGCGCTACGCCGACCTGCGGGGCTACACCTACGACCGGGACGACGTCACCGCGCGCGGCCTGGCCAACGTCTACGCCCAGACGCTCGGCACGATCTTCTCCAGCGCGGGGGAGAAGCCGTACGAGGTGGAGCTGGTCGTCGCCGAGGTCGGCGCCGAGCCGGAGGGCGACCAGATCTACCGGCTGCCCCACGACGGCTCCATCGTGGACGAGCACGGCTCGGTCGCGGTCGGCGGAAACGCGGAGCAGATCAGCTCCTTCCTGGACCAGCGGCACCGGGACGGCATGTCCCTGGCCGAGGCCCTGAAGCTGGCCGTGCAGGCGCTCTCGCGGGACACCAACGGCAGCGAGCGGGAGATCCCCGCGGAGCGCCTGGAGGTGGCGGTCCTGGACCGCACGCGCCCGCAGCAGCGCAAGTTCAAGCGGATCGTCGGCCGCCAGCTGTCCCGCCTCCTGCAGGCGGACAACGCGGCCGTGGCGAAGACGGACGAGCCCTCGGACGAGGTTCCGGAGGAGTAGGCGCTTCCTGTCGGAGGGGCCCCGGTGCGCGCGAGCGGACCGGGGCCCCTTCCGTGTGTCCGCCTCAGGAAGCCGGTGCGGGCCCCGAGGAGCCCCGGGGGACCAGCGTGACCGGGAGATCGTCCGGCTGTGGCGGTTCGCCCGAGAGGACGGCCAGGAGGGCCGCCATGCCCCGCTCGCCGATGCGCTCGGCCGGCAGCGAGACGGTCGTCAGCTCCGGCTCGACGGCGGTCGCGAGCGCGAGGTCGTCGAAACCGGTGACCGAGACGTCCTCGGGGACCCGCAGCCCGAGCCGCCGCAGGGCCTTGCAGGCGCCCGCCGCGAGGATGTCGTCGTCGCACACGAGAGCGGTGGGGCGGGGGCCGGGCGCGGCCATGGCGCGCTCGGTGGCGGCCATGGCGCCGTGCACGTCCAGGGGTGCGCGGACCGTCCGCACCGAGACGCCGGCGAGGGCCTCGGTGAGCGCGGCGGCACGGACGTCGAAGGTCCAGGACGCCACGGCAGAGGCCAGGTGGACGAAGTGCCGGTGGCCGAGAGCCAGCAGGTGTCCCGTGACCTGGCGCATGCCGTCCGCGATGTCGAGGTTGACGTGCGCGGCGGCGCCGGTGTCGGCGGGGTCGCTGTCGAGCATGACCAGCGGCAGGTCGGTGCCCCGGAAGGCCTTCAGGGCGTCCGAGGCCATCGAGGAGGCGATGACCCCGTCCAGGGCCGCGCGGGCCGAGGCGAAGGGGTCCTTGGCGGGCCCGACGCCGTCGGGGGAGGGGTACAGGACGACACCGAAGCCGTGCCGGGCGGCGACGGTCGCCGCGCCGGTGTAGACGCGGGCGAAGAACTCGTTGGTGAGCGCCGGGACGACGAGCAGCGCCGTACGGGTGTGGCCGAGGCGGAGGTTGCGGGCGGCGAGGTTGGGCCGGTAGCCGAGGCTCCGGGCGGCCTCCCGCACGACCTCGGCGGTGCGTTCCGACACACGGCCGCGCCACTTGTCGCCGAGCACGAGCGACACGGTGGCCTGCGAGACGCCCGCGGCCCGGGCGACGTCCCTGCTGGTGGGGCGGGCGCCGCCGAGCGGCTCCGGGGTCTGCACACAAGCCTCCGCGTCGGACGGTTCACGAGCCGGTCACCCGGGGGTGGCCTGGCGCGGGGTGGACCCACGCGCTGCGGACATGGTACGTATGACCTCGGACGTTATACGTAAAACCTCGGCGGGGTCCGGGGATGAGGGGAGACCGACATGGCCACCGAGGCCACGGCACACGGCGGCTATCTCGACATACTCCGGGCACCGCACGCCGCCCGGCTGCTGGCCGGCACGCTCATCGGGCGGCTGCCCAACGGCGTCGGCCCCATCGCCCTCACCCTCTTCGTCCGCGACCAGGGCGGCAGCTACACACTCGCCGGCGGCCTCATCGCCGCCTACGGCGTCGCCACCGCCGTCGGCCAGCCCCTCCTCGGCCGCGCCGTCGACCTCAAGGGGCAGCCGCGGGTCCAGCTCCCCGCGGCGGTCCTCTCCGCCCTCGGCATGGCCCTGCTCGCGCTCACCGGCATCGGTCACCTGGCCCTCGCCTACGCGGCCGTCGTCGTCGCCGGCCTCTTCACCCCGCCCCTGGAGGGCGGCCTCCGGGCCCTGTGGCCGAGCGTCCTCGGCCGCGAGGACCGGGTGCACCGGGCGTACGCCATGGACGCGGTAGCCCAGGAGGTCATGTTCACCGTCGGCCCGCTGCTGCTGACCCTCCTCGTCTCGCTGTGGTCGCCCGCCGCGGCCCTGCTCGTCATCAACGCTCTCGGCGTCCTCGGCGCCCTCGCCGTGGTCCTCTCCGAGCCCTCCCGCACCTGGCGCTCCGCGCCCCGCGAGGCCCACTGGCTGGGAGCCCTGCGCTCACCCGGCCTCCTCGCCCTCCTGGGCTCGTTCTTCTTCGTCGGCCTCGCCCTCGGCTCCATCACCGTCGCCGCCGTCTCCTACGCCGACGACCGGGGCACCCCGTCCGTCTACGGCTGGCTCATGGCCGCCCTCGGCCTCGGCGCCCTCGTCGGCGGCGTCACCTACGGCGCCCGCCAGTGGTCCGGCGCCCCCGAGCGGCGGCTGCGCGTCCTCGTGCTGCTCCTCGCGGTCTGCTACCTGCCGCTGGTCCTCACCCCCGGCCCCGTCGCCATGACCGGCCTCGCGGCCCTCTCCGGCGTCTTCCTGGCCCCCGTCCTCGCCTGCGCGTTCATCGTCGTCGACCGGCACGCCCCGGCCGGCACCGTGACCGAGGCCTTCTCCTGGCTCGTCACGACCTTCGGTGTCGGCTCGGCCCTCGGCTCCGCGGTCGCGGGACCCGCCGTCGAACTCGCCGGGACCGTCGCCGGATTCGCCGTGGCCGGAGCGGGCGGCCTCGTCGCCCTCCTCGTCCTCCTCGCCACCGGCCGCGTCCTCCACGTCCCCGTGAGCCCGGCGAACCCGGCGGTCCCGGCCGAACCGGACGCGCGACACGCCGTCGGCGCGGGCGGCCCCACCTCCGTACACACCGAAAAGAACACGCACTGATCGGAAAATGATCGAAACGGGAACGCCCAACCCGGTTTCATCACACGCCGTCAGGCGTAATGTTCAGACATGGACCGCCGCATTTTCGGGCTGGAGAACGAGTACGGCGTCACGTGCACGTTCAGGGGACAGCGCCGACTGTCTCCTGACGAAGTGGCGCGCTACCTCTTCCGCCGTGTCGTGTCATGGGGCCGCAGCAGCAATGTCTTCCTGCGGAACGGCGCCCGCCTGTACCTGGACGTGGGTTCGCATCCGGAATACGCAACACCGGAATGTGACGACGTGACCGAACTGGTCACCCACGACAAGGCAGGCGAGCGCATTCTCGAGGGCCTGCTCGTCGACGCCGAACGCCGCCTGCACGAGGAGGGAATCGC includes:
- the prcB gene encoding proteasome subunit beta gives rise to the protein MEANPRSTGRLPAAFLTPGSSSFLDFLSAHSPELLPSHRKLPEGVLDAPHGTTIVAVTFDGGVVLAGDRRATMGNMIAQRDMEKVFPADEYSAVAIAGTAGLAVEMVKLFQLELEHFEKVEGATLSLEGKANRLSTMIRGNLGMAMQGLAVVPLFAGWDEGKGKGRIFSYDVTGGRSEEQGYAATGSGSIFARGSMKKLYSPDLTEHQATTLVVQALYDAADDDSATGGPDMARRIFPLVTVITEEGFRRLTEAESSELARSVTERRLTQPDGPRAALL
- a CDS encoding LacI family DNA-binding transcriptional regulator is translated as MQTPEPLGGARPTSRDVARAAGVSQATVSLVLGDKWRGRVSERTAEVVREAARSLGYRPNLAARNLRLGHTRTALLVVPALTNEFFARVYTGAATVAARHGFGVVLYPSPDGVGPAKDPFASARAALDGVIASSMASDALKAFRGTDLPLVMLDSDPADTGAAAHVNLDIADGMRQVTGHLLALGHRHFVHLASAVASWTFDVRAAALTEALAGVSVRTVRAPLDVHGAMAATERAMAAPGPRPTALVCDDDILAAGACKALRRLGLRVPEDVSVTGFDDLALATAVEPELTTVSLPAERIGERGMAALLAVLSGEPPQPDDLPVTLVPRGSSGPAPAS
- the prcA gene encoding proteasome subunit alpha, producing MSTPFYVSPQQAMADRAEYARKGIARGRSLVVLQYTDGIVFVGENPSRALHKFSEIYDRIGFAAAGKYNEYENLRIGGVRYADLRGYTYDRDDVTARGLANVYAQTLGTIFSSAGEKPYEVELVVAEVGAEPEGDQIYRLPHDGSIVDEHGSVAVGGNAEQISSFLDQRHRDGMSLAEALKLAVQALSRDTNGSEREIPAERLEVAVLDRTRPQQRKFKRIVGRQLSRLLQADNAAVAKTDEPSDEVPEE
- a CDS encoding MFS transporter translates to MATEATAHGGYLDILRAPHAARLLAGTLIGRLPNGVGPIALTLFVRDQGGSYTLAGGLIAAYGVATAVGQPLLGRAVDLKGQPRVQLPAAVLSALGMALLALTGIGHLALAYAAVVVAGLFTPPLEGGLRALWPSVLGREDRVHRAYAMDAVAQEVMFTVGPLLLTLLVSLWSPAAALLVINALGVLGALAVVLSEPSRTWRSAPREAHWLGALRSPGLLALLGSFFFVGLALGSITVAAVSYADDRGTPSVYGWLMAALGLGALVGGVTYGARQWSGAPERRLRVLVLLLAVCYLPLVLTPGPVAMTGLAALSGVFLAPVLACAFIVVDRHAPAGTVTEAFSWLVTTFGVGSALGSAVAGPAVELAGTVAGFAVAGAGGLVALLVLLATGRVLHVPVSPANPAVPAEPDARHAVGAGGPTSVHTEKNTH